A window from Rhinolophus sinicus isolate RSC01 linkage group LG18, ASM3656204v1, whole genome shotgun sequence encodes these proteins:
- the SEZ6L2 gene encoding seizure 6-like protein 2 isoform X1, which produces MGTPRAQQPPPPQLLFLILLSCPWIQGLPLKEEEAPPEPGSETPTVPSEALAELLHGALLRRGPEMGYLPGSDPDPTLATPPAGQTLAAPSLPRATEPGTGPLTTAVTPKAGRGAGPTAPELLTPPPGTTAPPLPGPASPGPPLGPEGGEEETTTTIITTTTVTTTVTSPVLCNNNISEGEGHVESPDVGSSRPPGPLDCTYSIHVYPGYGIEIQVQMLNLSREEELLVLAGGGSPGLAPQLLANSSMLGEGQVLRSPTNRLLLHFQSPWVARSGGFRIHYQAYLLSCGFPPRPAHGDVSVTDLHPGGSATFHCDSGYQLQGEETLICLNGTRPAWSSEPPSCMASCGGTIHNATLGRIVSPEPGGAAGPNLTCRWVIEAAEGRRLHLHFERVSLDEDNDRLMVRSGGSPLSPVIYDSDMDDVPERGLISDAQSLYVELLSETPANPLLLSLQFEAFEEDRCFAPFLAHGNVTTTDPEYHPGALATFSCLPGYALEPPGPPNAIECVDPTEPHWNDTEPACKAMCGGELSEPAGVVLSPDWPQSYSPGQDCVWGLHVQEEKRILLQVEILNVREGDMLTLFDGDGPSARVLAQLRGPQPRRRLLSTGPDLTLQFQAPPGPPNPGLGQGFVLHFKEVPRNDTCPELPPPEWGWRTASHGDLIRGTVLTYQCEPGYELLGSDILTCQWDLSWSAAPPACQKIMTCADPGEITNGHRTTSDAGFPVGSHVQYRCLPGYSLEGAAVLTCYSRDTGTPKWSDRVPKCALKYEPCLNPGVPENGYQTLYKHHYQAGESLRFFCYEGFELIGEVTITCVPGHPSQWTSQPPLCKVAYEELQDNRKLEVTQTTDPSRQLEGGNLALAILLPLGLVIILGSGVYIYYTKLQGKSLFGFSGSHSYSPITVESDFSNPLYEAGDTREYEVSI; this is translated from the exons ATGGGGActcccagggcccagcagccGCCGCCTCCCCAGCTGCTGTTTCTAATTCTGCTGAGCTGCCCCTGGATTCAGG GTCTGCctctgaaggaggaggaggcaccGCCGGAGCCTGGAAGTGAGACCCCCACGGTCCCCTCGGAGGCCTTGGCTGAGCTGCTCCATGGGGCGCTGCTGAGGAGGGGCCCAGAGATGGGCTACCTGCCGG GATCTGATCCAGACCCCACACTAGCCACCCCTCCAGCCGGCCAGACTCTCGCAGCGCCCTCCCTGCCACGGGCCACTGAGCCAGGGACAGGGCCTCTGACTACAGCGGTAACCCCTAAGGCGGGTAGGGGGGCAGGCCCCACCGCACCAGAGCTGCTGACCCCGCCCCCAGGAACTACGGCTCCACCCCTTCCCGGCCCCGCCTCCCCAGGCCCGCCCCTCGGgcctgagggaggagaggaggagaccaccaccaccatcatcaccacgaCAACTGTCACCACCACCGTGACCAGCCCAG TTCTGTGTAACAACAACATCTCCGAGGGCGAAGGGCATGTGGAGTCCCCAGATGTAGGGAGCAGCCGCCCCCCGGGACCCCTGGACTGCACGTATAGCATCCATGTCTACCCTGGCTATGGCATTGAGATCCAG GTGCAAATGCTGAACTTGTCTCGGGAAGAGGAACTCCTGGTGCTGGCTGGTGGGGggtccccaggcctggccccacAACTCCTAGCCAACTCTTCTATGCTGGGAGAAGGCCAGGTCCTTCGGAGTCCAACCAACCGGCTGCTCCTGCACTTCCAGAGCCCATGGGTCGCCAGGAGTGGTGGCTTCCGAATCCACTATCAGG CCTACCTGCTGAGCTGTGGCTTCCCTCCCCGGCCGGCCCATGGCGATGTGAGCGTGACAGACCTGCACCCCGGGGGCTCTGCCACCTTCCACTGTGACTCAGGTTACCAGCTGCAGGGTGAAGAGACCCTCATCTGCCTCAATGGCACCCGGCCAGCCTGGAGCAGTGAACCCCCCAGCTGCATGG CTTCCTGTGGTGGCACCATCCACAACGCCACACTGGGTCGCATTGTCTCCCCTGAGCCTGGGGGAGCTGCAGGGCCCAACCTCACTTGCCGTTGGGTCATTGAAGCAGCTGAGGGACGCCGGCTGCACCTGCACTTCGAGAGGGTCTCACTGGATGAGGACAATGACCG GCTGATGGTGCGCTCAGGGGGCAGTCCCCTGTCCCCAGTGATCTATGACTCTGACATGGACGACGTCCCAGAGCGGGGTCTCATCAGTGACGCCCAGTCCCTGTACGTGGAACTGCTTTCAGAGACACCTGCCAATCCCCTGTTGCTAAGCCTCCAGTTTGAAG CTTTTGAAGAAGACCGCTGCTTCGCCCCCTTCCTGGCACATGGCAACGTCACCACTACAGACCCTGAGTACCACCCAGGGGCTCTGGCTACCTTCTCGTGCCTCCCAGGATATGCCTTGGAGCCCCCGGGCCCTCCCAATGCCATCGAATGTGTGGATCCCACAGAACCCCACTGGAACGACACAGAACCTGCCTGCAAGG CCATGTGTGGAGGGGAGCTGTCAGAGCCAGCAGGTGTGGTCCTCTCACCCGACTGGCCCCAGAGCTACAGCCCAGGCCAGGACTGCGTGTGGGGCCTACACGTCCAGGAAGAGAAGCGCATCTTGCTCCAAGTTGAGAT CTTGAATGTGCGCGAAGGGGACATGCTGACACTGTTTGATGGGGACGGTCCCAGCGCCCGCGTCCTGGCCCAGCTGCGGGGACCTCAACCGCGTCGCCGGCTCCTCTCAACTGGGCCCGACCTCACCCTGCAGTTCCAGGCACCGCCCGGGCCCCCCAACCCGGGCCTTGGCCAGGGTTTCGTGTTGCACTTCAAAG AGGTCCCGAGGAACGACACGTGCCCCGAGCTGCCCCCTCCGGAGTGGGGCTGGAGGACGGCTTCCCATGGGGACCTGATCCGGGGCACGGTGCTTACTTACCAGTGCGAGCCAGGCTACGAGCTGCTCGGCTCCGACATTCTCACCTGCCAGTGGGACCTGTCCTGGAGCGCAGCGCCGCCCGCCTGCCAAAAGA TCATGACGTGTGCCGACCCTGGTGAAATCACCAATGGGCACCGTACCACCTCGGACGCTGGCTTCCCTGTGGGCTCCCATGTCCAGTACCGCTGTCTGCCAGGGTACAGCCTAGAGGGGGCAGCCGTCCTCACCTGCTACAGCCGAGATACTGGGACACCCAAGTGGAGCGACCGGGTCCCCAAATGCGCCT TGAAGTACGAGCCATGCCTGAACCCCGGGGTACCAGAGAATGGCTACCAGACATTGTACAAGCATCACTACCAGGCGGGCGAGTCTCTGCGCTTCTTCTGCTATGAGGGCTTTGAGCTCATCGGCGAGGTCACCATCACCTGTGTGCCCGGCCACCCCTCACAGTGGACCAGCCAACCCCCACTCTGCAAAG TGGCCTATGAGGAGCTCCAGGACAACCGAAAACTGGAAG TGACCCAGACCACAGACCCGTCCCGGCAGCTGGAGGGTGGGAACCTGGCCTTGGCCATCCTGCTGCCCCTCGGCCTGGTCATTATCCTCGGCAGTGGCGTTTACATATACTACACCAA GCTGCAGGGAAAATCCCTCTTCGGCTTCTCTGGCTCCCATTCGTACAGCCCCATCACCGTGGAGTCAGACTTCAGCAATCCACTGTATGAAGCTGGG GATACACGGGAGTATGAAGTTTCCATCTGA
- the SEZ6L2 gene encoding seizure 6-like protein 2 isoform X2, producing the protein MGTPRAQQPPPPQLLFLILLSCPWIQGLPLKEEEAPPEPGSETPTVPSEALAELLHGALLRRGPEMGYLPGSDPDPTLATPPAGQTLAAPSLPRATEPGTGPLTTAVTPKAGRGAGPTAPELLTPPPGTTAPPLPGPASPGPPLGPEGGEEETTTTIITTTTVTTTVTSPVLCNNNISEGEGHVESPDVGSSRPPGPLDCTYSIHVYPGYGIEIQVQMLNLSREEELLVLAGGGSPGLAPQLLANSSMLGEGQVLRSPTNRLLLHFQSPWVARSGGFRIHYQAYLLSCGFPPRPAHGDVSVTDLHPGGSATFHCDSGYQLQGEETLICLNGTRPAWSSEPPSCMASCGGTIHNATLGRIVSPEPGGAAGPNLTCRWVIEAAEGRRLHLHFERVSLDEDNDRLMVRSGGSPLSPVIYDSDMDDVPERGLISDAQSLYVELLSETPANPLLLSLQFEAFEEDRCFAPFLAHGNVTTTDPEYHPGALATFSCLPGYALEPPGPPNAIECVDPTEPHWNDTEPACKAMCGGELSEPAGVVLSPDWPQSYSPGQDCVWGLHVQEEKRILLQVEILNVREGDMLTLFDGDGPSARVLAQLRGPQPRRRLLSTGPDLTLQFQAPPGPPNPGLGQGFVLHFKEVPRNDTCPELPPPEWGWRTASHGDLIRGTVLTYQCEPGYELLGSDILTCQWDLSWSAAPPACQKIMTCADPGEITNGHRTTSDAGFPVGSHVQYRCLPGYSLEGAAVLTCYSRDTGTPKWSDRVPKCALKYEPCLNPGVPENGYQTLYKHHYQAGESLRFFCYEGFELIGEVTITCVPGHPSQWTSQPPLCKVTQTTDPSRQLEGGNLALAILLPLGLVIILGSGVYIYYTKLQGKSLFGFSGSHSYSPITVESDFSNPLYEAGDTREYEVSI; encoded by the exons ATGGGGActcccagggcccagcagccGCCGCCTCCCCAGCTGCTGTTTCTAATTCTGCTGAGCTGCCCCTGGATTCAGG GTCTGCctctgaaggaggaggaggcaccGCCGGAGCCTGGAAGTGAGACCCCCACGGTCCCCTCGGAGGCCTTGGCTGAGCTGCTCCATGGGGCGCTGCTGAGGAGGGGCCCAGAGATGGGCTACCTGCCGG GATCTGATCCAGACCCCACACTAGCCACCCCTCCAGCCGGCCAGACTCTCGCAGCGCCCTCCCTGCCACGGGCCACTGAGCCAGGGACAGGGCCTCTGACTACAGCGGTAACCCCTAAGGCGGGTAGGGGGGCAGGCCCCACCGCACCAGAGCTGCTGACCCCGCCCCCAGGAACTACGGCTCCACCCCTTCCCGGCCCCGCCTCCCCAGGCCCGCCCCTCGGgcctgagggaggagaggaggagaccaccaccaccatcatcaccacgaCAACTGTCACCACCACCGTGACCAGCCCAG TTCTGTGTAACAACAACATCTCCGAGGGCGAAGGGCATGTGGAGTCCCCAGATGTAGGGAGCAGCCGCCCCCCGGGACCCCTGGACTGCACGTATAGCATCCATGTCTACCCTGGCTATGGCATTGAGATCCAG GTGCAAATGCTGAACTTGTCTCGGGAAGAGGAACTCCTGGTGCTGGCTGGTGGGGggtccccaggcctggccccacAACTCCTAGCCAACTCTTCTATGCTGGGAGAAGGCCAGGTCCTTCGGAGTCCAACCAACCGGCTGCTCCTGCACTTCCAGAGCCCATGGGTCGCCAGGAGTGGTGGCTTCCGAATCCACTATCAGG CCTACCTGCTGAGCTGTGGCTTCCCTCCCCGGCCGGCCCATGGCGATGTGAGCGTGACAGACCTGCACCCCGGGGGCTCTGCCACCTTCCACTGTGACTCAGGTTACCAGCTGCAGGGTGAAGAGACCCTCATCTGCCTCAATGGCACCCGGCCAGCCTGGAGCAGTGAACCCCCCAGCTGCATGG CTTCCTGTGGTGGCACCATCCACAACGCCACACTGGGTCGCATTGTCTCCCCTGAGCCTGGGGGAGCTGCAGGGCCCAACCTCACTTGCCGTTGGGTCATTGAAGCAGCTGAGGGACGCCGGCTGCACCTGCACTTCGAGAGGGTCTCACTGGATGAGGACAATGACCG GCTGATGGTGCGCTCAGGGGGCAGTCCCCTGTCCCCAGTGATCTATGACTCTGACATGGACGACGTCCCAGAGCGGGGTCTCATCAGTGACGCCCAGTCCCTGTACGTGGAACTGCTTTCAGAGACACCTGCCAATCCCCTGTTGCTAAGCCTCCAGTTTGAAG CTTTTGAAGAAGACCGCTGCTTCGCCCCCTTCCTGGCACATGGCAACGTCACCACTACAGACCCTGAGTACCACCCAGGGGCTCTGGCTACCTTCTCGTGCCTCCCAGGATATGCCTTGGAGCCCCCGGGCCCTCCCAATGCCATCGAATGTGTGGATCCCACAGAACCCCACTGGAACGACACAGAACCTGCCTGCAAGG CCATGTGTGGAGGGGAGCTGTCAGAGCCAGCAGGTGTGGTCCTCTCACCCGACTGGCCCCAGAGCTACAGCCCAGGCCAGGACTGCGTGTGGGGCCTACACGTCCAGGAAGAGAAGCGCATCTTGCTCCAAGTTGAGAT CTTGAATGTGCGCGAAGGGGACATGCTGACACTGTTTGATGGGGACGGTCCCAGCGCCCGCGTCCTGGCCCAGCTGCGGGGACCTCAACCGCGTCGCCGGCTCCTCTCAACTGGGCCCGACCTCACCCTGCAGTTCCAGGCACCGCCCGGGCCCCCCAACCCGGGCCTTGGCCAGGGTTTCGTGTTGCACTTCAAAG AGGTCCCGAGGAACGACACGTGCCCCGAGCTGCCCCCTCCGGAGTGGGGCTGGAGGACGGCTTCCCATGGGGACCTGATCCGGGGCACGGTGCTTACTTACCAGTGCGAGCCAGGCTACGAGCTGCTCGGCTCCGACATTCTCACCTGCCAGTGGGACCTGTCCTGGAGCGCAGCGCCGCCCGCCTGCCAAAAGA TCATGACGTGTGCCGACCCTGGTGAAATCACCAATGGGCACCGTACCACCTCGGACGCTGGCTTCCCTGTGGGCTCCCATGTCCAGTACCGCTGTCTGCCAGGGTACAGCCTAGAGGGGGCAGCCGTCCTCACCTGCTACAGCCGAGATACTGGGACACCCAAGTGGAGCGACCGGGTCCCCAAATGCGCCT TGAAGTACGAGCCATGCCTGAACCCCGGGGTACCAGAGAATGGCTACCAGACATTGTACAAGCATCACTACCAGGCGGGCGAGTCTCTGCGCTTCTTCTGCTATGAGGGCTTTGAGCTCATCGGCGAGGTCACCATCACCTGTGTGCCCGGCCACCCCTCACAGTGGACCAGCCAACCCCCACTCTGCAAAG TGACCCAGACCACAGACCCGTCCCGGCAGCTGGAGGGTGGGAACCTGGCCTTGGCCATCCTGCTGCCCCTCGGCCTGGTCATTATCCTCGGCAGTGGCGTTTACATATACTACACCAA GCTGCAGGGAAAATCCCTCTTCGGCTTCTCTGGCTCCCATTCGTACAGCCCCATCACCGTGGAGTCAGACTTCAGCAATCCACTGTATGAAGCTGGG GATACACGGGAGTATGAAGTTTCCATCTGA